CGAGCGTCATGGGCGTGTCGCGCGGGGTGTCGGATCGCTCGTCCATCATCGCACCTAAGTCTTCGCCGCGGGAGCCCGCGCTCATTCGGCGTCCTGCGCGAGCTGGGAGACAGTCACGAGCGCATACCCGCGCCGCCGCAGTTCGGCGATGATGGCCGGCAACGCCCGCACGGTGTTCAGCGTGCCGTTGTGCATGAGGACGACGGCGCCGGGCTCGGCGCGCGCGAGCACCCGCTCGACGAGAATCTTCGCCGGCGGGAGCGCCCAATCGCCGGAGTTTTCGGTCCACATGGCGAGGCCGAGGCCGAGCCGCTGCGATTCCTCCGCGACCGCCGCCGTGTAGTCGCCGCCGGGCGGCCGGAACCAGCGGGCGGGCCGGCCGGCCGCGCGGTCGATCACGGCCGCCGCGCTGGCGATCTCGCTGGCGGCAACGCCCGGGTCCACGGTTGTCATGTTCGGATGATGAAACGTGTGGTCGCCCACCTCGTGCCCGCCCGCCGCCATCTCCGCCAGGAGGTACGGGTACGCGCGCGCGTGCTCCCCGATCACAAAGAACGTGGCGTGCGCGCCGTACCGGCGGAGGACCGCGAGCAGGAGCGGCGTCGCGAGCGGGCTCGGCCCGTCGTCGAACGTCAGCGCGATCTCCCGGCGGCGCGGGTTGCCCCGCCACAACCGCCCGCCGCTCACCGCGCCGAACAGCAGCCCTTCGAGCCGGAGCTTGGTATCGATG
This sequence is a window from bacterium. Protein-coding genes within it:
- a CDS encoding polysaccharide deacetylase family protein, with product LAGAGDVWFAPELLEGALVPAPPLAHDPHLPPGVRGPVLPGARTYEAADRFQGSLTQRIIDTKLRLEGLLFGAVSGGRLWRGNPRRREIALTFDDGPSPLATPLLLAVLRRYGAHATFFVIGEHARAYPYLLAEMAAGGHEVGDHTFHHPNMTTVDPGVAASEIASAAAVIDRAAGRPARWFRPPGGDYTAAVAEESQRLGLGLAMWTENSGDWALPPAKILVERVLARAEPGAVVLMHNGTLNTVRALPAIIAELRRRGYALVTVSQLAQDAE